In Sphingomonas sp. LT1P40, the following are encoded in one genomic region:
- the dnaK gene encoding molecular chaperone DnaK, whose protein sequence is MAKVIGIDLGTTNSCVAVMEAGKPKVIENAEGARTTPSIVAFGKDGERLVGQPAKRQAVTNGDNTIFAVKRLIGRRFDDPITKKDTELVPYTIAKGPNGDAWVKAGGEDYSPSQISAFILQKMKETAESYLGETVTQAVITVPAYFNDAQRQATKDAGKIAGLEVLRIINEPTAAALAYGLEKTDGKTIAVYDLGGGTFDISILEIGDGVFEVKATNGDTFLGGEDFDTLLVQYFADEFKKAEGIDLTKDKLALQRLKEAAEKAKIELSSAQTTEVNLPFITADANGPKHLVKSLSRAELERLVDGLITRTLEPCRKAMADAGVKAAQIDEVVLVGGMTRMPKVRQIVKEFFGKEPHTGVNPDEVVAIGAAIQAGVLQGDVKDVLLLDVTPLSLGIETLGGVFTRMIDRNTTIPTKKSQVYSTADDNQQAVTIRVFQGEREMAADNKMLGQFDLVGIPPAPRGVPQIEVIFDIDANGLVNVSAKDKGTGKEQQIRIQASGGLSDADIDQMVRDAEQFAEEDKKRRAGAEAKNNAESLVHTTERQLAENGDKVDESLKAEIQAAIDETKSAIEGGEPDAMNEKSQALAQVAMKLGQAIYEKQQQSEAAPQADAGATENKADEEVVDAEFSEVDDNKA, encoded by the coding sequence ATGGCAAAAGTTATCGGAATCGATCTCGGCACCACCAACAGCTGCGTCGCAGTGATGGAAGCCGGCAAACCCAAGGTTATCGAAAACGCGGAAGGTGCGCGCACCACGCCGTCGATCGTCGCATTCGGCAAGGATGGCGAACGGCTGGTCGGCCAGCCCGCCAAGCGTCAGGCCGTTACCAACGGCGACAACACGATTTTCGCGGTGAAGCGCCTGATCGGCCGCCGCTTTGACGACCCCATCACCAAGAAAGACACCGAGCTGGTTCCTTATACCATTGCCAAGGGTCCGAACGGCGATGCGTGGGTCAAGGCCGGTGGCGAGGATTATTCGCCGTCGCAGATTTCCGCCTTCATCCTGCAAAAGATGAAGGAAACCGCCGAGAGCTATCTGGGCGAGACCGTGACGCAGGCCGTCATCACCGTGCCGGCCTATTTCAACGACGCCCAGCGTCAGGCGACCAAGGACGCGGGCAAGATTGCCGGTCTGGAAGTGCTGCGCATCATCAACGAGCCGACGGCGGCGGCGCTGGCCTATGGTCTGGAAAAGACCGACGGCAAGACGATCGCGGTCTATGACCTTGGCGGCGGCACGTTCGACATCTCGATCCTGGAGATCGGTGACGGCGTGTTCGAGGTGAAGGCCACCAATGGCGACACCTTCCTGGGTGGCGAGGATTTCGACACGCTGCTGGTCCAGTATTTCGCCGACGAGTTCAAAAAGGCCGAAGGCATCGACCTGACCAAGGACAAGCTGGCACTCCAGCGTCTGAAGGAAGCGGCCGAGAAGGCGAAGATCGAGCTGTCGAGCGCGCAGACCACGGAAGTGAACCTGCCCTTCATCACCGCCGACGCCAATGGGCCGAAGCATCTGGTGAAGTCGCTCTCCCGCGCCGAGCTGGAGCGGCTGGTCGATGGCCTCATCACCCGCACACTGGAGCCATGCCGCAAGGCGATGGCGGATGCGGGCGTGAAGGCGGCCCAGATCGACGAGGTCGTTCTGGTCGGCGGCATGACGCGCATGCCCAAGGTGCGCCAGATCGTGAAGGAATTCTTTGGCAAGGAGCCGCACACCGGCGTGAACCCGGACGAAGTCGTGGCGATCGGCGCCGCGATTCAGGCGGGCGTGTTGCAGGGCGACGTCAAGGACGTGCTGCTGCTCGACGTGACGCCCTTGTCGCTGGGCATCGAGACGCTGGGTGGCGTGTTCACCCGCATGATCGACCGCAACACCACGATCCCCACCAAGAAGTCGCAGGTCTATTCCACCGCTGACGACAATCAGCAGGCGGTGACGATCCGCGTGTTCCAGGGCGAGCGCGAAATGGCGGCGGATAACAAGATGCTGGGTCAGTTCGACCTGGTCGGCATCCCCCCCGCCCCGCGCGGCGTGCCGCAGATCGAAGTGATCTTCGACATTGACGCCAACGGGCTGGTCAACGTGTCGGCCAAGGACAAGGGCACCGGCAAGGAGCAGCAGATCCGCATTCAGGCTTCGGGCGGTTTGTCCGACGCCGATATCGACCAGATGGTCCGCGACGCCGAGCAATTCGCCGAAGAGGACAAGAAGCGTCGTGCCGGTGCGGAAGCGAAGAACAACGCCGAATCGCTGGTTCACACGACCGAGCGCCAGCTCGCCGAGAATGGCGACAAGGTCGACGAGTCGCTGAAGGCCGAAATCCAGGCCGCGATCGACGAGACCAAGTCGGCGATCGAGGGCGGTGAGCCCGATGCGATGAACGAGAAGTCGCAGGCTCTCGCACAGGTAGCGATGAAGCTGGGCCAGGCGATCTATGAGAAGCAGCAGCAGAGCGAAGCCGCTCCGCAGGCTGATGCTGGCGCGACGGAGAACAAGGCCGACGAAGAAGTCGTCGATGCCGAATTTTCCGAGGTGGACGACAACAAGGCATGA
- a CDS encoding copper chaperone PCu(A)C: MHKVFAAIVVLAALAGCQQAELSADEAWVRLPAVQGRPGAAYFNVKGGGSATSLLAVSTAAAIRTELHEMKHEGGMMTMKPLKDVAIPAGQTVKFAPGGKHVMLFDIAPTVRAGTTVPLRLAFADGRTVEVTAAVKAAGDAN; encoded by the coding sequence ATGCATAAGGTTTTTGCGGCGATCGTGGTGCTGGCCGCGCTGGCGGGCTGCCAACAGGCTGAGCTGTCGGCGGACGAGGCATGGGTGCGCCTGCCCGCCGTTCAGGGCCGCCCCGGCGCGGCATATTTCAACGTCAAGGGCGGGGGCAGCGCGACCAGCCTCCTCGCCGTCTCCACCGCCGCCGCCATTCGCACCGAATTGCACGAGATGAAGCATGAAGGCGGCATGATGACGATGAAGCCGCTCAAGGACGTCGCCATCCCGGCCGGACAGACGGTGAAATTTGCCCCCGGCGGCAAACACGTCATGCTGTTCGACATTGCCCCCACCGTCCGTGCAGGCACCACCGTCCCGCTGCGCCTCGCCTTCGCCGATGGCCGCACGGTCGAGGTGACGGCGGCGGTCAAGGCTGCGGGCGACGCGAACTAG
- a CDS encoding alpha/beta fold hydrolase: MEMSAPLVLLPGLICNANIFAAQTAVFPGAIAWNGYRDSSSLTDMAQQLLDDGPERMSLLGHSMGARVALEVFRQAPHRVERLALVSTGTHPVQPGEAEKRHALLALGRAGGMEALVDRWLPPMVAPGRRDRGELIAQLRQMCIEAGVDTFAAQVEALLSRPPLDDLLPQIDCPTLVAVGALDVWSPPDQHAAIASAIPHARLAVVADSGHMLPAEQPTALNRHIVEWLSAASSRRPQP, encoded by the coding sequence ATGGAAATGTCCGCCCCGCTGGTCTTACTCCCGGGACTGATTTGCAACGCCAATATCTTCGCGGCCCAGACCGCTGTGTTCCCCGGCGCAATCGCATGGAATGGCTATCGCGATAGCAGTTCGCTGACCGACATGGCGCAACAGCTTCTGGACGACGGACCGGAACGCATGTCGCTACTTGGACATTCGATGGGCGCGCGCGTCGCGCTGGAAGTCTTTCGGCAGGCGCCGCATCGGGTCGAACGGCTTGCGCTGGTCAGCACTGGCACGCACCCGGTGCAACCGGGCGAGGCCGAAAAGCGCCACGCATTGTTGGCATTGGGTAGGGCTGGCGGGATGGAAGCGCTGGTCGATCGCTGGCTTCCGCCGATGGTCGCGCCGGGACGGCGGGATCGTGGCGAACTGATCGCACAGTTGCGGCAAATGTGCATCGAAGCGGGGGTCGATACGTTCGCCGCGCAGGTCGAAGCGCTCCTTTCACGTCCTCCGCTCGACGACTTGCTGCCCCAGATCGATTGCCCGACGCTTGTGGCGGTCGGCGCGCTTGATGTCTGGAGCCCGCCCGATCAACACGCGGCCATCGCCTCCGCGATACCCCATGCCCGGCTCGCGGTCGTGGCCGATTCGGGCCATATGTTGCCCGCCGAACAGCCGACCGCGCTCAATCGACATATTGTCGAGTGGTTGTCAGCCGCTAGTTCGCGTCGCCCGCAGCCTTGA
- a CDS encoding pseudouridine synthase — MSRLILFNKPYGVLCQFTDEGTPRPTLAAYIDVPGVYPAGRLDQDSEGLLLLTDDGRLQARIADPKFKTAKTYLAQVEGEPDEAALESLRRGVRLKDGMTLPAEVERIDPPELWPRDPPVRFRKTVADCWISLTIREGRNRQVRRMTAAVGHPTLRLVRWRVGEWTLEGVEPGAWREVGL; from the coding sequence ATGTCCCGCCTGATCCTGTTCAACAAACCCTATGGCGTGCTGTGCCAGTTCACCGATGAGGGCACGCCGCGTCCGACGTTGGCGGCCTATATCGATGTGCCGGGCGTGTATCCGGCGGGGCGGCTGGATCAGGATAGCGAGGGGTTGCTGCTGCTGACCGACGACGGGCGATTGCAGGCGCGGATTGCCGACCCGAAGTTCAAGACGGCGAAAACCTATCTGGCGCAGGTCGAGGGCGAGCCGGACGAGGCGGCGCTTGAATCGCTGAGGCGCGGGGTGCGGTTGAAGGACGGGATGACGTTGCCGGCGGAAGTCGAGCGGATCGATCCACCGGAGTTGTGGCCGCGCGACCCGCCGGTGCGGTTTCGCAAGACGGTGGCGGATTGCTGGATCTCGCTGACAATCCGCGAGGGTCGCAACCGGCAGGTGCGGCGGATGACGGCGGCGGTGGGGCATCCGACGTTGCGGCTGGTGCGGTGGCGGGTCGGGGAGTGGACGCTGGAGGGGGTTGAGCCGGGAGCGTGGCGGGAGGTCGGGTTGTGA
- a CDS encoding ABC-F family ATP-binding cassette domain-containing protein — MSALLTIDSLTAATPEGRTLFDGLTLSVGSERVGIVGRNGSGKSTLLRIVAGEIAPVRGSVMLGGRVGVLAQAFDPALSVAEALGVADDLARLARIEAGNGDEGDFAEADWTLPARIEAALAETGLSDVDTGRSMATLSGGERMRMGLAKLALEAPDLLLLDEPTNNLDAAGRAAVAALIAGWRGGVMVASHDRALLEGMDLIVELSPIGTEIFGGGWREFAAARAERRARVEAELDRADGAVRIAGRAAQEQREQQARRDRAGRDYAASGSASKILMGMQKQRAENSAGRGEKLAERAGSEAEARLTAAREAVEVVTPLTIELPPSGLPANRRLLALDAVTVAAGTRLLGPWSLEIIGPERVAVTGSNGSGKTSLLRVAAGEIAPASGSIVRAEGRIAMLDQHVALLEDESSVLDNFRRLNPALDEREAHAACARFAFRNRDALKLAGALSGGERLRAGLACVLGGVAVPWLLMLDEPTNHLDLDSLEVLETALAAFDGALLVVSHDTAFLDAIGVTRALDVGT; from the coding sequence ATGTCCGCCCTGCTCACGATCGACTCCCTGACCGCCGCCACGCCCGAGGGGCGCACGTTGTTCGATGGCCTGACGCTGTCGGTTGGCAGCGAGCGGGTTGGCATTGTCGGGCGCAATGGATCGGGCAAATCGACATTGCTGCGGATCGTGGCAGGGGAGATTGCGCCGGTGCGAGGCAGCGTGATGCTGGGCGGACGGGTCGGTGTGCTGGCGCAGGCGTTCGATCCTGCGCTGTCAGTGGCCGAGGCACTGGGCGTGGCGGACGATCTGGCACGGCTGGCGCGGATCGAGGCGGGGAATGGCGACGAGGGGGATTTTGCCGAGGCGGACTGGACCCTGCCCGCGCGGATCGAGGCGGCGCTGGCAGAAACGGGCCTGAGCGATGTCGATACCGGGCGGTCGATGGCCACGCTTTCGGGTGGCGAGCGAATGCGGATGGGCCTTGCGAAGCTGGCGTTGGAGGCACCCGATTTGCTGTTGCTGGACGAGCCGACCAACAATCTGGATGCAGCGGGCCGCGCGGCGGTGGCGGCGCTGATCGCCGGGTGGCGTGGCGGCGTGATGGTGGCGAGCCATGACCGCGCGCTGCTGGAGGGCATGGACCTCATCGTCGAGCTGTCGCCGATCGGCACCGAGATTTTCGGCGGCGGGTGGCGCGAGTTTGCGGCGGCGCGGGCGGAACGGCGGGCGCGGGTCGAGGCCGAACTGGACCGTGCGGACGGTGCGGTACGGATCGCAGGGCGAGCGGCGCAAGAGCAACGTGAGCAACAGGCGCGGCGCGACCGCGCGGGGCGCGATTATGCCGCGAGCGGATCGGCGTCGAAAATCCTGATGGGAATGCAGAAGCAGCGGGCGGAGAACAGCGCGGGACGCGGTGAGAAGCTGGCCGAGCGGGCGGGGTCGGAGGCCGAGGCCCGGCTGACGGCGGCGCGGGAGGCGGTGGAGGTGGTGACGCCGCTGACGATCGAACTGCCGCCAAGCGGGTTGCCGGCGAACCGGCGCTTGCTCGCGCTGGATGCGGTGACGGTCGCGGCGGGAACTCGCCTGCTCGGGCCGTGGTCGCTGGAGATTATCGGGCCGGAGCGGGTGGCGGTGACGGGATCGAACGGATCGGGCAAGACGAGCCTGTTGCGCGTGGCGGCGGGCGAAATTGCTCCTGCTTCGGGCAGCATCGTGCGCGCGGAGGGGCGAATCGCAATGCTCGATCAGCATGTCGCGCTGCTGGAAGACGAGTCCAGCGTGCTCGACAATTTCCGGCGGCTGAACCCCGCATTGGATGAGCGCGAGGCACATGCGGCGTGCGCGCGCTTCGCGTTCCGCAACCGCGATGCGCTGAAGCTGGCGGGTGCGTTGTCCGGTGGCGAGCGGCTGCGCGCGGGGCTGGCGTGCGTGCTGGGCGGCGTCGCGGTGCCGTGGTTGCTGATGCTCGACGAACCGACCAATCACCTCGATCTGGATTCGCTGGAGGTGCTGGAGACGGCACTCGCGGCGTTCGACGGCGCGTTGCTGGTGGTCAGCCACGACACGGCGTTTCTGGATGCGATCGGCGTGACCCGCGCGCTGGATGTCGGGACGTGA
- a CDS encoding vgr related protein — MTAQPRPLTPGEIALARTVFGDAIDYDRARIANRKWIFFQPKRVTMAPLGCICFHPKGGLYRDDFADAGRDLQGLLIHELVHVWQHQQGIFLPLRRHPFCRYDYSLKPGWRLARYGLEQQAEIVRHIFLLRNGAHLPGAPPMEQYRGILPFAGTPV, encoded by the coding sequence ATGACCGCGCAACCACGACCCCTCACACCCGGCGAAATCGCGCTGGCCCGCACCGTATTCGGTGACGCGATCGACTATGATCGCGCGCGCATCGCCAATCGCAAATGGATATTCTTTCAACCGAAGCGTGTGACGATGGCCCCGCTGGGCTGCATCTGCTTTCACCCGAAGGGCGGCCTTTACCGCGACGATTTCGCCGACGCCGGACGCGATTTACAGGGGCTGCTGATCCACGAGCTGGTACATGTGTGGCAGCATCAACAGGGCATTTTCCTGCCCCTGCGCCGCCATCCTTTCTGTCGCTACGACTACAGCCTGAAACCTGGCTGGCGGCTCGCGCGCTACGGGCTGGAGCAACAGGCGGAGATCGTCCGCCACATCTTCCTGTTGCGAAACGGCGCGCACCTTCCGGGCGCGCCGCCGATGGAGCAATATCGCGGCATCCTGCCCTTCGCGGGGACGCCGGTTTAG